A region from the Hominilimicola fabiformis genome encodes:
- the lspA gene encoding signal peptidase II, with the protein MLWLIIAVLIIIADQAVKYLVVSGMNVGDTAFSILNLFDITYIQNKGAAFSLLSGKLSLLSIISVAFCICAVIYWIKKKPTHPLLCTSITMMFAGAFGNAIDRIFRGFVIDYIQTSFINFPVFNIADIGITVGAILLVVYFIWFDKEDKNADVKN; encoded by the coding sequence ATGCTTTGGCTTATTATTGCGGTGCTTATAATTATAGCCGATCAAGCGGTAAAATACTTGGTTGTTTCGGGTATGAATGTAGGCGATACCGCATTTTCGATACTGAATTTATTTGATATAACATATATTCAAAATAAGGGCGCGGCATTTTCATTACTTTCGGGAAAACTCTCGCTTTTGAGTATTATTTCGGTTGCATTTTGTATCTGTGCGGTAATATACTGGATAAAGAAAAAGCCGACACATCCGCTTTTGTGTACATCGATTACAATGATGTTTGCGGGTGCATTCGGCAATGCAATAGACAGAATTTTCAGAGGTTTTGTTATTGACTATATACAGACGTCATTTATAAACTTTCCGGTATTCAATATTGCCGATATAGGTATAACAGTCGGTGCGATATTGCTTGTGGTTTATTTTATTTGGTTTGATAAAGAGGATAAA